Proteins found in one Hyla sarda isolate aHylSar1 chromosome 7, aHylSar1.hap1, whole genome shotgun sequence genomic segment:
- the CDCA3 gene encoding cell division cycle-associated protein 3: MGIADSRAQPVTPSRPLINRHLSNVVDPRSPSVGIPRTPIEVGESPRRSPAAVPEEEMAAPVVMNDPRSPTQGIVRTPLRPSLHASLNLLAKQLSEVFVSEDSGIEGSSEAEKVDPAQAPEDQAASEAPPAPVEEEVKEPEAAEEPAILPTATPAEPPPPIAPQQKPRGKSPRATGTKNIRQRPKKALVSTANGRSPLKILQEDNSPSTAMHNRQVKKIPFQSEQPSIRNLKISHCGWELSHNKENAQYTQSES, from the exons ATGGGAATAGCGGATTCCAGAGCGCAGCCGGTGACTCCATCTCGTCCGCTGATAAACCGCCACCTGTCGAACGTGGTCGACCCCCGCTCCCCCTCGGTGGGGATCCCCAGGACGCCCATAGAG GTCGGGGAGTCTCCGCGCCGCTCACCCGCGGCAGTACCGGAGGAAGAAATGGCTGCGCCTGTTGTGATGAATGACCCGCGATCACCCACACAGGGGATCGTACGCACCCCCCTGCGCCCTTCTCTACACG CCTCCTTGAACCTTCTGGCTAAGCAGCTCAGTGAGGTCTTTGTCTCGGAGGATTCTGGGATTGAGGGCAGCTCGGAGGCCGAGAAAGTTGATCCGGCTCAGGCTCCGGAAGACCAAGCGGCGAGTGAAGCACCCCCTGCGCCTGTTGAGGAGGAAGTAAAGGAGCCGGAGGCGGCCGAAGAACCGGCTATCCTTCCTACCGCAACTCCAGCCGAGCCGCCTCCACCCATCGCTCCCCAACAGAAACCACGGGGCAAATCTCCACGTGCGACAG GTACAAAGAACATTCGCCAGCGACCCAAGAAAGCGTTAGTGTCCACCGCCAATGGCAGATCGCCATTGAAAATCCTGCAGGAAGACAACTCGCCCAGCACGGCTATGCATAATAGACAG GTGAAGAAGATCCCCTTCCAGTCTGAACAGCCCTCTATCAGGAACCTGAAGATCTCTCACTGCGGCTGGGAATTGTCCCATAATAAGGAGAACGCCCAATACACACAGAGCGAGAGCTGA